In one Arachis duranensis cultivar V14167 chromosome 9, aradu.V14167.gnm2.J7QH, whole genome shotgun sequence genomic region, the following are encoded:
- the LOC107466225 gene encoding uncharacterized protein LOC107466225 encodes MVTLRKKFYVVFKGRVPGIYDNWPACQLQVDGFSGNLHQSYSNFQDALMAWQIFIDNLSIHGEAVLHDDSEQVLSPNHVPTVLTPPPLVHDVPMSMQKKLSITNTRWK; translated from the coding sequence ATGGTGACTCTAAGAAAGAAATTCTATGTTGTTTTCAAAGGGAGAGTGCCTGGAATTTATGACAACTGGCCTGCTTGCCAATTGCAAGTTGATGGATTTTCAGGCAACCTCCACCAATCCTATAGCAACTTTCAAGATGCACTCATGGCATGGCAGATATTCATTGACAACCTTTCCATTCACGGAGAGGCCGTACTACACGATGACTCCGAACAGGTGCTGTCTCCTAATCATGTACCTACTGTCTTGACACCCCCACCACTGGTCCACGACGTACCCATGTCTATGCAAAAAAAGCTCAGCATCACCAACACACGCTGGAAGTAG